A window of the Streptomyces finlayi genome harbors these coding sequences:
- a CDS encoding TDT family transporter: MAIYLRTQSPTRTYRPAALRVPALRYVGPNWYAPVMGTAIVASAGVALPGDPGWLRAACTVVWALSAALLAVVLVARAGHWLLHRDQARAHLMDPAVAPFYGCLSMALLAVGGATMVVGRDVIGHGAAVAVDAVLFALGTVTGLAAAVVIPYLLVVRHRPAPGTASPVWLLPLVAPMVSAALGPLLVPELPAGQWREALLLACYAMFGLSLLSTLVVLPLVFGRLVHHGPLPLALTPTLFLVLGPLGQSTTAVNQLADAAPGAVGAPYASAFAAFAVLYGVPVTGFALLWLALAGAMAVRAARRGMTFTMTWWGFTFPVGTCVTGAAGLAGHTGLAAFGWLAVALYVFLVAAWAVAAAKTLRGLAGGTLLVAPRASLPVTVPAV; the protein is encoded by the coding sequence ATGGCCATCTATCTGCGGACCCAGTCGCCCACCCGTACGTACCGCCCGGCCGCCCTGCGGGTGCCGGCCCTGCGGTACGTCGGGCCCAACTGGTACGCGCCGGTCATGGGCACCGCGATCGTGGCGAGCGCGGGCGTGGCCCTGCCCGGGGATCCCGGCTGGCTGCGGGCGGCCTGCACCGTCGTGTGGGCGCTCTCGGCGGCCCTGCTGGCCGTCGTCCTCGTGGCCCGCGCGGGCCACTGGCTGCTGCACCGCGACCAGGCGCGCGCCCACCTCATGGACCCGGCGGTCGCCCCCTTCTACGGCTGCCTCTCCATGGCGCTGCTCGCGGTCGGCGGGGCCACGATGGTGGTGGGCAGGGATGTGATCGGGCACGGGGCCGCGGTCGCCGTGGACGCGGTGCTGTTCGCCCTCGGCACGGTCACCGGTCTCGCGGCGGCGGTCGTGATCCCGTATCTGCTGGTCGTACGCCACCGCCCGGCCCCCGGCACGGCGTCGCCGGTCTGGCTGCTGCCGCTGGTGGCGCCCATGGTCTCCGCCGCGCTCGGTCCGCTGCTGGTGCCCGAGCTGCCTGCCGGGCAGTGGCGTGAGGCGCTGCTGCTGGCCTGCTACGCGATGTTCGGGCTGTCGCTGCTGTCGACGCTGGTGGTGCTGCCGCTGGTCTTCGGCCGGCTGGTGCACCACGGGCCGCTGCCCCTGGCCCTGACGCCCACGCTCTTCCTGGTGCTCGGTCCGCTGGGGCAGTCGACGACCGCCGTGAATCAGCTGGCAGACGCGGCGCCGGGGGCGGTCGGCGCCCCGTACGCTTCCGCCTTCGCCGCGTTCGCCGTGCTGTACGGGGTACCCGTGACGGGGTTCGCGCTGCTGTGGCTGGCGCTGGCGGGCGCCATGGCCGTACGGGCGGCGCGGCGCGGGATGACGTTCACGATGACCTGGTGGGGCTTCACCTTCCCGGTCGGCACGTGTGTCACCGGCGCCGCCGGACTGGCCGGGCACACCGGGCTGGCGGCCTTCGGCTGGCTGGCCGTCGCTCTGTACGTGTTCCTCGTGGCGGCCTGGGCGGTGGCCGCGGCGAAGACGCTGCGCGGGCTGGCGGGCGGAACGCTGCTGGTGGCCCCGCGGGCGTCCCTGCCGGTGACGGTCCCCGCCGTCTGA
- a CDS encoding LysR family transcriptional regulator — protein MPASRSSDQHEPRPALLSHRVPDLGALELLIAVARHGSLGRAARDVGITQPAASSRVRSMERQLGVALLDRSPRGSRLTDAGALVTDWARRIVEAAEAFDAGAQALRDRRDSRLRVAASMTIAEYLLPGWLIALRAERPGTAVSLLAGNSAAVAQRLLGGEADLGFVEGLSIPEGLDGTVIAHDRLVVVVAPSHAWARRRTPLAPAELAATPLILREYGSGTRQVLDAALAVHGGLARPLLELSSTTAVKGAAESGAGPCVLSELALGEELSARRLVKIPIAGVRLRRQLRAVWPTGHRPTGPARDLLSLTGREP, from the coding sequence ATGCCTGCCTCTCGGTCCAGTGATCAGCACGAGCCCCGGCCCGCACTCCTGTCCCACCGGGTTCCCGACCTGGGCGCACTGGAGCTCCTCATCGCCGTCGCCCGGCACGGCAGCCTCGGCCGGGCGGCACGCGATGTCGGGATCACCCAGCCCGCCGCTTCCAGCCGCGTCCGCTCGATGGAGCGCCAGCTCGGTGTCGCCCTGCTGGACCGCTCGCCCCGCGGGTCCCGGCTGACCGACGCCGGGGCGCTCGTCACGGACTGGGCCCGCCGCATCGTCGAAGCGGCGGAGGCCTTCGACGCGGGCGCGCAGGCGCTGCGCGACCGGCGTGACTCCCGGCTGCGGGTCGCGGCCAGCATGACCATCGCCGAGTACCTGCTGCCGGGCTGGCTGATCGCGCTGCGCGCCGAACGGCCCGGTACGGCCGTGTCGCTGCTCGCCGGGAACTCCGCAGCGGTCGCTCAGCGCCTGCTCGGCGGCGAGGCCGATCTGGGGTTCGTGGAGGGCCTCTCGATACCGGAAGGCCTCGACGGCACGGTCATCGCGCACGACCGGCTCGTCGTCGTGGTCGCCCCCAGCCACGCCTGGGCCCGCCGCCGCACACCCCTGGCTCCCGCGGAACTGGCCGCGACCCCGCTGATCCTGCGCGAGTACGGCTCCGGCACCCGCCAGGTCCTGGACGCCGCACTCGCCGTACACGGCGGCCTTGCCCGGCCGCTCCTGGAACTCTCCTCGACCACGGCGGTGAAGGGCGCGGCGGAAAGCGGTGCCGGCCCCTGCGTCCTGAGCGAACTCGCGCTCGGCGAGGAACTGTCGGCCCGCCGCCTCGTCAAGATCCCCATCGCGGGCGTACGGCTGCGACGCCAGCTCCGCGCGGTCTGGCCCACCGGCCACCGCCCGACGGGCCCGGCCCGCGACCTGCTCTCGCTGACGGGCCGGGAGCCGTAG
- a CDS encoding gamma-glutamyl-gamma-aminobutyrate hydrolase family protein produces MSEPLIGVTTYLEPVARWGVWELPAVLLPVGYPRLVQSCGALAALLPPDAPARAAAAVARLDGLVIAGGADVEPGLYGAERDARTGPGAAERDAWESALLLAALESGIPVLGICRGMQLLNVVLGGTLTQHIDGHTGPPGTAGVLGEHRVRPVPGTRYASVVPQESAVPTYHHQAVDRPAPGLVVSAYADDGTVEAVELPGDAWVLGVQWHPEMGTDRRIMHALVAASSARTAPAPAPAPASAPASAPASEDTAADAGGALRG; encoded by the coding sequence GTGCTGCTCCCCGTCGGCTATCCGCGGCTGGTCCAGAGCTGCGGCGCCCTGGCCGCCCTGCTCCCGCCGGATGCGCCCGCGAGGGCCGCGGCCGCCGTGGCCCGGCTGGACGGCCTGGTCATCGCGGGCGGCGCGGATGTCGAACCAGGGCTGTACGGCGCGGAGCGCGACGCCCGGACCGGTCCGGGCGCCGCGGAACGCGACGCCTGGGAGAGCGCCCTGCTGCTGGCGGCGCTGGAGTCAGGTATCCCGGTGCTCGGGATCTGCCGCGGGATGCAGCTGCTGAACGTGGTGCTGGGCGGCACACTGACCCAGCACATCGACGGACACACCGGACCGCCCGGGACGGCGGGCGTGCTCGGCGAGCACAGGGTGAGGCCCGTGCCTGGGACCCGTTACGCGTCGGTCGTGCCGCAGGAGTCGGCGGTGCCCACGTACCACCACCAGGCGGTGGACCGGCCGGCTCCGGGTCTCGTCGTGTCCGCGTACGCGGACGATGGCACGGTCGAGGCGGTCGAACTTCCGGGCGACGCGTGGGTCCTCGGGGTGCAGTGGCATCCGGAGATGGGCACGGACCGGCGGATCATGCACGCGCTGGTGGCCGCGTCCTCGGCCCGTACGGCACCGGCACCGGCACCGGCTCCCGCGTCGGCTCCCGCGTCGGCTCCCGCGTCGGAGGACACCGCCGCCGACGCGGGCGGTGCCCTCCGCGGCTGA